A window from Deltaproteobacteria bacterium GWC2_65_14 encodes these proteins:
- a CDS encoding NADH-quinone oxidoreductase subunit N has translation MDSHALAMSVYSVLPEIVVVATALFILFLDVVLPEENRRVLCWVSFFGVAIALFCVFALGPARIDGFSGMLSRDGLGAFFDMVILTACALTLLMATGYSEWEGTHKGEFYSLLLLSTSGMMIMAKGTDLMTVFLGLETMSIPIYVLVGFHRGRLSSIEGAFKYFLLGAFASGFFLYGIALIYAAAGTTKIPVLATMLYDPRLAESPLFLAGVGLLLVGFAFKVSLVPFHMWTPDAYEGAPTVVTAFMAAAVKAAAFAALIRVLLTALPGMQPVLWKVLWVLAVLTMTVGNLSALWQDNLKRLLAYSSIAHAGYILVGLVSGDLLGGQASLFYLLVYAFMNLGAFGVIILLAQKEDDGYDIRHLAGVGFRYPALGALLTLFLVSLAGIPPTAGFVGKFYLFSAAVKSGYIGLAVIGVLNSAASVYYYLRIVVFMYMTPAAADAPVPRPPRTAFSLALCVAAAAVLILGILPRDLLALAERSVLSILM, from the coding sequence ATGGATTCCCACGCGCTGGCGATGAGCGTGTACAGCGTCCTTCCCGAGATCGTCGTGGTGGCGACCGCGCTCTTCATCCTCTTCCTCGACGTGGTGCTCCCCGAGGAGAACCGGCGGGTCCTCTGCTGGGTGAGTTTCTTCGGCGTCGCGATCGCCCTCTTCTGCGTCTTCGCGTTGGGGCCGGCCCGGATCGACGGCTTCTCCGGCATGCTCTCCCGCGATGGGCTGGGCGCATTCTTCGACATGGTCATCCTGACCGCCTGCGCACTGACGCTGCTCATGGCGACCGGCTACTCCGAATGGGAGGGGACCCACAAGGGGGAGTTCTACTCCCTTCTCCTCCTCTCCACCTCGGGGATGATGATCATGGCGAAGGGGACCGACCTGATGACGGTCTTCCTGGGGCTGGAGACGATGTCGATCCCGATCTACGTCCTGGTCGGGTTCCACCGGGGCCGGCTCTCCTCGATCGAGGGGGCCTTCAAGTATTTCCTCCTCGGGGCCTTCGCCTCCGGGTTTTTCCTCTACGGGATCGCGCTGATCTACGCGGCCGCGGGGACGACGAAGATCCCGGTGCTGGCCACGATGCTCTACGATCCGCGGCTGGCGGAGAGCCCCCTCTTCCTGGCCGGCGTGGGGCTGCTGCTGGTCGGCTTCGCCTTCAAGGTGTCGCTCGTTCCCTTCCACATGTGGACTCCGGACGCCTACGAGGGGGCGCCGACGGTGGTGACCGCCTTCATGGCGGCCGCCGTCAAGGCGGCCGCCTTCGCCGCGCTGATCCGGGTGCTGCTGACCGCTCTCCCCGGGATGCAGCCCGTCCTGTGGAAGGTCCTCTGGGTCCTGGCGGTCCTGACGATGACGGTCGGGAACCTGTCGGCCCTCTGGCAGGACAACCTGAAGCGGCTGCTCGCCTACTCCTCGATCGCCCACGCCGGGTACATCCTGGTCGGGCTGGTCTCCGGCGACCTCCTCGGCGGGCAGGCCTCCCTCTTCTATCTGCTGGTCTACGCCTTCATGAACCTCGGCGCCTTCGGGGTGATCATCCTGCTTGCGCAGAAGGAGGACGACGGGTACGACATCCGCCACCTGGCCGGGGTCGGTTTCCGCTATCCGGCGCTCGGAGCGCTGTTGACCCTCTTCCTCGTCTCGCTGGCCGGGATCCCCCCCACGGCCGGCTTCGTGGGCAAGTTCTACCTCTTCAGCGCGGCGGTGAAAAGCGGCTATATCGGGCTGGCGGTGATCGGGGTCCTGAACAGCGCCGCCTCCGTCTACTACTACCTGCGGATCGTCGTCTTCATGTACATGACGCCGGCCGCGGCCGACGCCCCCGTGCCCCGGCCGCCCCGGACCGCCTTCTCGCTCGCGCTCTGCGTGGCGGCGGCGGCGGTCCTCATCCTGGGGATCCTCCCCCGGGACCTCCTCGCGCTCGCCGAGCGCTCCGTCCTCTCCATCCTGATGTAA
- a CDS encoding NADH-quinone oxidoreductase subunit K, whose protein sequence is MMGPAPYLILSAILFGIGVAGVVTRKNALIVLMSVEIMLNGVNVAFIATGSYLGDVTGSVFAFMVMTVAAAEAAVGLAILIAIFRLKETVDITELSVLKW, encoded by the coding sequence ATGATGGGACCGGCCCCCTACCTGATCCTCTCCGCGATCCTGTTCGGGATCGGCGTGGCGGGGGTGGTGACGCGCAAGAACGCGCTGATCGTCCTGATGAGCGTGGAGATCATGCTGAACGGGGTGAACGTGGCCTTCATCGCGACCGGATCCTACCTGGGCGACGTGACCGGGTCGGTCTTCGCCTTCATGGTGATGACGGTGGCGGCGGCCGAGGCGGCGGTGGGGCTGGCGATCCTGATCGCGATCTTCCGGCTCAAGGAGACGGTCGACATCACGGAGCTGAGCGTCCTGAAATGGTGA
- a CDS encoding NADH dehydrogenase gives MSWIPAQLTGNILTVLIFLPLAGALLLVFLPKGKPRLLRDATLLVTALEFLLSLPVAIGLDGTSAAMQFVRKVPWIPEYGISYHVGVDGISLWLLMLTTFLMPLTILSTYTSVEKHVKEFMIFMLLLEVGMVGVFLAADLFLFYIFWELVLIPMYFLIGVWGSDRRIYSAIKFFLYTFAGSVLMLVAIIALYFHHYAVTGVYSTDLFAMYELSIPVKLQFWMFAAFALAFAFKVPMFPFHTWLPDAHVDAPTAGSVILAAVLLKMGTYGFLRLAIPLFPVAAVDLAPVLATLAVVGIVYGALVAMVQKDIKKLVAYSSVAHLGFVMLGMFAFNLQGIEGSILQMVNHGISTGALFLLVGILYERRHTRLISEFGGLAKGLPVYAACFMIITLSSIGLPGLNSFVGEFLILVGAFKPMPALTVVAASGVIFSAVYMLWMFQRVMFGPITNEKNRHLPDMKAREVAYILPILLFVFWIGIYPQTFLRKMDGSVEALVLRIETKRQAALSEAPPGETLLARYFDIRK, from the coding sequence ATGAGCTGGATTCCGGCGCAGCTGACGGGAAACATCCTGACGGTGCTGATCTTCCTGCCGCTGGCGGGGGCGCTCCTGCTGGTCTTCCTGCCGAAGGGGAAACCCCGGCTGCTGCGGGACGCGACCCTGCTCGTGACGGCCCTGGAGTTCCTCCTCTCCCTCCCCGTGGCGATCGGCCTCGACGGGACGTCGGCGGCGATGCAGTTCGTCCGGAAGGTTCCCTGGATTCCGGAATACGGGATCAGCTACCACGTCGGGGTGGACGGGATCTCCCTGTGGCTCCTGATGCTGACCACCTTCCTGATGCCCCTGACCATCCTCTCCACCTACACCTCCGTCGAGAAGCATGTGAAGGAGTTCATGATCTTCATGCTCCTCCTCGAGGTCGGGATGGTGGGGGTCTTCCTCGCGGCCGACCTCTTCCTGTTCTACATCTTCTGGGAGCTGGTGCTCATCCCGATGTACTTCCTGATCGGGGTCTGGGGGAGCGACCGGCGGATCTACTCGGCGATCAAGTTCTTCCTCTACACCTTCGCCGGATCGGTCCTGATGCTGGTCGCCATCATCGCCCTCTATTTCCACCACTACGCGGTGACCGGGGTCTACTCCACCGACCTGTTCGCGATGTACGAGCTGTCGATCCCCGTGAAGCTCCAGTTCTGGATGTTCGCCGCCTTCGCGCTGGCCTTCGCCTTCAAGGTCCCGATGTTCCCGTTCCACACCTGGCTCCCCGACGCCCACGTGGACGCCCCCACCGCGGGGTCGGTCATCCTGGCGGCGGTGCTGCTCAAGATGGGGACCTACGGGTTCCTCCGGCTCGCGATTCCCCTCTTCCCCGTGGCCGCCGTGGACCTGGCGCCGGTCCTGGCGACGCTCGCGGTGGTCGGGATCGTCTACGGCGCCCTGGTGGCGATGGTCCAGAAGGACATCAAGAAGCTCGTGGCCTACTCCTCCGTGGCCCACCTCGGGTTCGTGATGCTCGGGATGTTCGCCTTCAACCTCCAGGGGATCGAGGGGAGCATCCTCCAGATGGTCAACCACGGCATCTCGACCGGGGCCCTCTTCCTCCTCGTCGGGATCCTCTACGAGAGGCGCCACACCCGCCTCATCTCGGAGTTCGGCGGGCTCGCCAAGGGGCTCCCCGTGTACGCCGCCTGCTTCATGATCATCACCCTCTCCTCGATCGGGCTGCCGGGGCTGAACAGCTTCGTCGGCGAGTTTCTCATCCTGGTGGGGGCCTTCAAGCCGATGCCGGCGCTGACGGTGGTGGCGGCCAGCGGGGTCATCTTCTCGGCGGTCTACATGCTCTGGATGTTCCAGCGGGTGATGTTCGGGCCGATCACGAACGAGAAGAACCGGCATCTGCCGGACATGAAGGCGCGGGAGGTGGCCTACATCCTGCCGATCCTCCTGTTCGTCTTCTGGATCGGGATCTACCCCCAGACGTTCCTTCGGAAGATGGACGGCTCCGTGGAGGCGCTCGTCCTGCGGATCGAGACGAAGCGGCAGGCGGCGCTGTCCGAAGCACCGCCGGGCGAGACGCTTCTCGCCCGCTATTTCGACATCCGGAAGTGA
- a CDS encoding NADH-quinone oxidoreductase subunit L, translated as MVNAFLDYLWLVPALPLLGVIVNGAIALFIERPLLLGTDAHGEHGHGGDSHGRDAHGGHPAPPAYRKLVSFVGPAVVGAAFVVSALSVLALAARPPAERIFVREIFSWIQAGGFFAPAAFQLDPLSSVMILVVTGVGFLIHVYSAGYMSHEKAFARYFVYLNLFTFAMLLLVLGSNFLMMFIGWEGVGLCSYLLIGYWYEKKSAADAGKKAFIVNRVGDFGFLVAMFLVFWTFGSIEYTEVFARVPGLRESGALTTGIATAITLLLFMGATGKSAQIPLHVWLPDAMEGPTPVSALIHAATMVTAGVYMVARTSTLFLLAPVSMGVVAVVGAATAIFAATIGIAQNDIKRVLAYSTVSQLGYMFLACGVGAFTAGIFHLMTHAFFKALLFLGSGSVIHALSGEQDLRKMGSLKRHLPITYWTMFLATFAIAGLPPLAGFFSKDEILWKAFSSEHGHVGLWLVGSVAAGITAFYMFRLIFMTFYGESRMDPAVEKHVHESPPSMTVPLMILAVLSVAGGWVGIPHVLGGHNYFEEWLAPVFAHPAGGAAGGAHHSAALEYLLMAGSVAVALCGIGLAWYLYRARTEKPKEIADRVPGLYGMVLHKYYVDEIYDAAIVRRIVSGSVWLWEAFDAAFIDGMVNGVGTLVRGAGGYFRRLQTGFVGNYAFSLLLGAVVILGMLYWR; from the coding sequence ATGGTGAACGCCTTCCTCGACTACCTCTGGCTCGTCCCCGCGCTCCCCCTCCTCGGGGTGATCGTGAACGGGGCGATCGCGCTCTTCATCGAGCGGCCGCTGCTGCTCGGGACCGACGCGCACGGGGAGCACGGGCACGGCGGGGATTCCCACGGGAGAGACGCCCACGGAGGCCATCCCGCCCCCCCGGCCTACCGGAAGCTGGTCTCCTTCGTCGGGCCGGCGGTCGTGGGAGCCGCCTTCGTCGTGTCGGCGCTTTCGGTCCTCGCCCTGGCGGCGCGGCCCCCCGCGGAGCGGATCTTCGTCCGGGAGATCTTCTCCTGGATCCAGGCGGGCGGCTTTTTCGCCCCCGCCGCCTTCCAGCTCGACCCGCTCTCGTCGGTGATGATCCTGGTCGTCACCGGGGTCGGGTTCCTCATCCACGTCTACTCCGCCGGGTACATGTCGCACGAAAAAGCCTTCGCCCGCTACTTCGTCTACCTGAACCTCTTCACCTTCGCGATGCTGCTCCTGGTCCTGGGGAGCAATTTCCTCATGATGTTCATCGGCTGGGAGGGGGTGGGGCTCTGCTCCTACCTGCTGATCGGCTACTGGTACGAGAAGAAGAGCGCCGCCGACGCGGGGAAGAAGGCCTTCATCGTGAACCGGGTCGGCGACTTCGGGTTCCTGGTCGCCATGTTCCTCGTCTTCTGGACCTTCGGCTCGATCGAGTACACCGAGGTCTTCGCCCGGGTCCCCGGGCTGCGGGAGAGCGGGGCGCTGACGACCGGGATCGCCACCGCGATCACCCTGCTCCTCTTCATGGGGGCGACCGGCAAGTCGGCCCAGATCCCGCTCCACGTCTGGCTACCGGACGCGATGGAGGGGCCGACCCCCGTCTCCGCCCTGATCCATGCCGCGACGATGGTCACGGCGGGGGTCTACATGGTCGCCCGGACGAGCACCCTGTTCCTGCTGGCCCCGGTCTCGATGGGGGTGGTGGCGGTGGTGGGGGCCGCGACCGCCATCTTCGCCGCGACGATCGGGATCGCCCAGAACGACATCAAGCGGGTGCTGGCCTACTCGACCGTCTCCCAGCTGGGGTACATGTTCCTCGCCTGCGGGGTGGGGGCCTTCACCGCCGGGATCTTCCACCTGATGACCCACGCCTTCTTCAAGGCGCTGCTGTTCCTCGGCTCGGGTTCCGTGATCCACGCCCTCTCCGGCGAGCAGGACTTGCGGAAGATGGGATCGCTGAAGAGGCACCTTCCGATCACCTACTGGACGATGTTCCTCGCCACCTTCGCGATCGCGGGGCTTCCGCCGCTTGCGGGGTTCTTCTCCAAGGACGAGATCCTCTGGAAGGCCTTCTCCTCGGAGCACGGGCACGTCGGCCTCTGGCTGGTCGGCTCGGTTGCGGCCGGGATCACCGCCTTCTACATGTTCCGGCTGATCTTCATGACCTTCTACGGGGAGTCGCGGATGGACCCCGCGGTGGAGAAGCATGTCCACGAATCCCCCCCGTCGATGACCGTGCCGCTGATGATCCTGGCGGTCCTGTCGGTGGCCGGCGGGTGGGTCGGCATCCCCCACGTCCTCGGGGGCCACAACTACTTCGAGGAATGGCTCGCCCCCGTCTTCGCCCACCCGGCGGGAGGGGCAGCCGGGGGAGCCCACCACTCGGCGGCGCTCGAGTACCTGCTGATGGCCGGGTCGGTGGCGGTGGCGCTCTGCGGGATCGGGCTGGCCTGGTACCTCTACCGGGCCCGCACGGAAAAGCCGAAGGAGATCGCCGACCGGGTGCCGGGGCTCTACGGCATGGTGCTCCACAAGTATTACGTGGACGAGATCTACGACGCGGCGATCGTGCGGAGGATCGTGAGCGGATCGGTCTGGCTGTGGGAGGCCTTCGACGCCGCCTTCATCGACGGGATGGTGAACGGCGTCGGGACGCTGGTGCGGGGGGCGGGCGGGTACTTCCGCCGGCTTCAGACCGGGTTCGTGGGGAACTACGCCTTTTCCCTCCTGCTCGGGGCGGTGGTCATCCTCGGCATGCTGTACTGGCGGTAG